From the genome of Deltaproteobacteria bacterium:
GTACGAAGACCGCGAATGCAGGGTTCTCGAGCGGGTCGCGTCGGCGAGTTTCGCCATCTATTTTTTGCATGGATGGGTTGTTTTTTTCATCTGGAAGGCCCGGGAACATTTTGGCGGCCCCGCCGGTTTTTTTCTTTTGCCGCTGTTCACGGCGCTGGTGACGTGGATTTCCTACGCGGTGGCGGCGGTGATCAAAAAAGGGTGTCCCGAAAAAAGTCGGTTGTTCATCGGCTGGTAGACGGCGTGTCCGGGCTGTGCGCGGGTGCCACGGAAACCGGTTGTCAGAATGGTCCGGCTTTGGCAGTCAGAAGAAGACCACGCGGGCGCGCCACGGTCCGTCGCGGTGCCGGCCGCATGGTGTCACGAAGCGGTGCCGGGGCGTGTCCGCCCTGGGCACGACCAGGAGCAGGTCCGCGCCTGTGTTTGCTAACCCGTGGCGCTGGCTGTCACAAGGAAGGAGGTGTCCGTGTTCCACATTCCGGTGCGAAACCCAGGCCCGCCTTCCTTTTTTGTTTTTGCCGTCCTGGTCTGGACGGTGCTTTGGGTCGGTCCGTCGTTGCCGGCCGGTTCGGCCTGGGCCGCGACGCCGCTGACCACGACCGAGAGGGCCTGGCTTCGTCACAACGAGCCCATCGTTTTTGCCAGTCAAACCCAATACCCCCCTTTTGAGTTTATCGGCCCCGACGGGCAGCGCCAGGGCATGTGCCTGGACCTGATCCGTTGGATCGCCTCGGAGCTGAACATCCAGGCGCGTTTTCAGGACATGCCCTTTCTCGACGCGCAAAAAGCCGTGCTCGATGGCCGGGCCGACGTTCTGACCAGTCTGTTTTACAGCCGGCAGCGCGACGCGCGTTTCGAATTTTCCAAGACCACCTGGGAAGTCCCGGCCGTTATTTTCGTGCCGGCGGATCGGCCGGACATCATCGGCCTCGGGGATCTCGCCGGCAAGCGCATCGCCATGCAACGCGGGGACTACGCCGAGGAATATCTTCGGACCCAGGGGATTCAGTATGTGCCGGTGCTGACGGACTCCTTTGCCCAGGCCGCGGACATGGTCCTGGCCGGCGGGGCCGACGCCATGATCGGGGATCGGCCCATCGTGCTTCATCACCTCTATTCCAAGGGCGTGGCGGAGCGGATGAAGTCCGTGGACGGGGCCCTGTATGTCGGGCTCAACAGCATGGCCGTGGCCGAGGGCCGCGAGATACTGGCCGGGATTCTGGACAAGGGTATCGAGCTGGCCAAGGAGCGCGGCGTCTTCGCGGAGATTTCCGCCAAGTGGCTGGGCGCGCGGTTCAAGGTCGAGGACGAGCCCCTGTCCCCGTTCCAGCTCGGGCTGATCCTGGCCCTGGCCCTGGCCTTGACCCTGGCCGTGATCCTGGTGGTCTGGGTCGTCTATTTGCGCGGTGTCATCCGGCAGCGGTCCATCGATCTGCTCGAAGCCCGCGACCCGCGCAAGCCCGTGGCCGGTGTCGCGCCCTGGAGAATCATCTGCAAAAGGGCCCTGCTGTTGCTGGCCCTGCTGATTCCGATCACCCTGGGCGGCAATCATGTCCTGGTGAACATGGTCATCATGCCCAAGTATTTGGAGTACGAGCGCGCCGACGCCAAAAGGCGGGTCGCCGGGGCCTTGGGTCTGCTGGAACGCGAAGCCAGGCAGTTGGAACGGCAGGCCGCGGCGTGGGCCTTTCGGGATGACAGCGCGGCCTTCCTTGGCGGGCACACGGACGGGGCCATTCCCGCCACGCTGAACATGGGCGCCCTGTCCAGGCAATCCGAGTTGGACGTTTTGGTTTTTGTCGATCCCGGGGGGCGGATTGTCTGGTCCGACGCGCGTGATCCGCTTTTTCAGGTCCGCGCCCATGTGTCCGAATTTTCCGGCGTTGCCCTGGCCCAGGACCATCCGCTGCTGGCCCGTCCCCGCCCGGAACAGCCCTGGTCCAGCCTCATGCTCACGGAACTGGGGCCCTTGTTCGTGGCCTCCTGTCCCATTTTTCCCGCGAACAGGACCGGGACGAGCCGGGGGACGCTGATCGTCGGCCGGTTCGTGCGCGCCGCCCTGTGGGAAGAGATGGAGAGACTGCTGGAAACGCGTCTGGTCGCGTTCCATCCGGGCGGGCCGGGCTGGTCCGGGCGCGCGGAGCACATCGCCGAACGGCTGTCGCCCGGAGCCATGGCCTTGTCCGAGGCTGGTCCGGACATGCTGCACGGCCATGTCCTGCTGGGTGATCCCTGGCGTCGTCCGGCATTGCTGGTGCAGCTGGAATACCCCCGCGACGTGGTGCGTCAGGCCCGGTCCACGGCCCGGCTGACCTCCCTGATTTTGTTCGAGGCCGTGCTCATTCTTTTTGTCGGCAGCACGGTCTGGTTCACGTTGTCCCTGCGGGAGTCGTTCCGGCGTCAGGCCCATGTGGAAGCCCTGGTCGCGGCCCGGACCGAGGCCCTGGAGCAGAGCGAGCGCAGCAAGTCCGTGCTGCTCAAGAATCTGCCGGGCATGGCCTACCGCTGTCGGTATGACGAACAGTGGACCATGGAATTCATTTCCGAGGGGTGCACCAGACTGACCGGTTACGACATCGACGACCTTCTGGGGAACGCCCGTCTGTCCTTCAACGACCTCATCCTGCCCGCGTACCGGCAGTTTTTGCGGGACACCTGGGCCGAGCGGATCGTCAGACGCCAGCCCGTCCTGGTCGAATACGAAATCCGCACCGCTGACGGACAGGTGAAGTGGGTCTGGGAACAGGGTCAGGCGATTTTTGCTCCCGACGGCATGGTCGAGGCCCTGGAAGGGCTGATTCTGGACATCACGGAACGTCGCGCCGTCGAGGCGGCCCTGCGCGAGGCCAAGGAGCAGGCCGAGGCGGCCAACCGGGCCAAGTCTGAATTCCTGGCCAACATGAGCCATGAAATCCGCACGCCCATCAATGGCGTCATGGGCATGCTGCAGGCCCTGCGCGATACCGGCCTCGACCCCGAGCGGGACGAGTTCGCCACGGCGGCCCTTCAGGCCTGCAAGCGTCTGGAACGGCTGTTGTCGGACATTCTCGACCTGTCCCGGATCGAGGCCGGCATGCTCGTGATCCAGCCCGCGCCCATGATCCTGGCCCAAGTGGTCGAGCAGGTCCGGGAGCTTTTCTTTCCATTGGTCGTGGGTACCGGCGTCGAGCTTCGGGTCACGGTCGATCCAAGCCTGCCCGAACAGGTGGTGGGCGACGCGGTCCGTGTGCAGCAGGTGCTGATCAATCTCGTGGGCAATGCCTGCAAGTTCACGCCCTCCGGTCATGTGGAGTTGGAGGCGTGGCGGCTGCACTCGGTTTTTCCTGAGCAATGCCGGGTTTTTTTCTCGGTTTCGGACACGGGCATCGGCATTCCGGACGACAAGCTGGACACGCTGTTCCGACCCTTTTCCCAGGTTGGGGAGGGGTACGCGCGCAAGCATCAGGGCGCCGGTCTGGGGCTGTCCATTTGCCGGCGGCTGGTGGAACTCAT
Proteins encoded in this window:
- a CDS encoding transporter substrate-binding domain-containing protein, with the translated sequence MALAVTRKEVSVFHIPVRNPGPPSFFVFAVLVWTVLWVGPSLPAGSAWAATPLTTTERAWLRHNEPIVFASQTQYPPFEFIGPDGQRQGMCLDLIRWIASELNIQARFQDMPFLDAQKAVLDGRADVLTSLFYSRQRDARFEFSKTTWEVPAVIFVPADRPDIIGLGDLAGKRIAMQRGDYAEEYLRTQGIQYVPVLTDSFAQAADMVLAGGADAMIGDRPIVLHHLYSKGVAERMKSVDGALYVGLNSMAVAEGREILAGILDKGIELAKERGVFAEISAKWLGARFKVEDEPLSPFQLGLILALALALTLAVILVVWVVYLRGVIRQRSIDLLEARDPRKPVAGVAPWRIICKRALLLLALLIPITLGGNHVLVNMVIMPKYLEYERADAKRRVAGALGLLEREARQLERQAAAWAFRDDSAAFLGGHTDGAIPATLNMGALSRQSELDVLVFVDPGGRIVWSDARDPLFQVRAHVSEFSGVALAQDHPLLARPRPEQPWSSLMLTELGPLFVASCPIFPANRTGTSRGTLIVGRFVRAALWEEMERLLETRLVAFHPGGPGWSGRAEHIAERLSPGAMALSEAGPDMLHGHVLLGDPWRRPALLVQLEYPRDVVRQARSTARLTSLILFEAVLILFVGSTVWFTLSLRESFRRQAHVEALVAARTEALEQSERSKSVLLKNLPGMAYRCRYDEQWTMEFISEGCTRLTGYDIDDLLGNARLSFNDLILPAYRQFLRDTWAERIVRRQPVLVEYEIRTADGQVKWVWEQGQAIFAPDGMVEALEGLILDITERRAVEAALREAKEQAEAANRAKSEFLANMSHEIRTPINGVMGMLQALRDTGLDPERDEFATAALQACKRLERLLSDILDLSRIEAGMLVIQPAPMILAQVVEQVRELFFPLVVGTGVELRVTVDPSLPEQVVGDAVRVQQVLINLVGNACKFTPSGHVELEAWRLHSVFPEQCRVFFSVSDTGIGIPDDKLDTLFRPFSQVGEGYARKHQGAGLGLSICRRLVELMGGKLSVISEPGKGTTIAFTLPFALARRRAGDASEPSTSTPVRLEGLRLLVAEDDAISAMAALALLRRRGAEVVHVEDGQGVLAAMTRERFDAILMDVQMPGMDGVEATRRLRAGLAGEAGRSVPIIAMTAYAMAGERERFLAMGMNGYVAKPVGMEDLVAVMAEVLPGEAGNREP